Sequence from the Sander lucioperca isolate FBNREF2018 chromosome 16, SLUC_FBN_1.2, whole genome shotgun sequence genome:
CTCTGACCTCCACTTGGGAGGTGATGCTGTCCTGTCAGTCTGAGCTGTGACTATCACACCTCACTGTGCGCAAGATTAGCAACACTCTGGGGCATGGAAGTGTGAGAACAGCAGTGTTACCTATCAACATTGGTCTCCTAAAGCCCTGACTGGAAAATCCCTCTATAAGAACTTCATATCCTTAATCCTTTAATATACAGTAGCACCAGTATTTTCTTAAGCAATATCAGCAGGGGTCACCACACAAATTGGAGCTATGTGGCAACTTAAcaatttcatttgtaaaagCTTCAACAAATAGTTTTAAGGGGTATCATCTACATTTTCCAACCTGGGccctattttcctgtttttgtgtctaagtgactgatgagaACAACCATTTTTTGACACTGGCCCATTATTAAGCAAGACCGCTGCAGTAtgcggcgaaacaagctgcaaaagtgcttgttttaccactgacaggctcagaatattattaataagtgtctgacaacattatgagtAGGATCCTTTTTTTGAAAAGACCCAATACCGATATTGCTAATCCCACCAGACtcaatttaaataaacagtaaatttatcaacgtaaaacacacttcattcaaagtcgacacaaacaaattaaaactaCCAAAAGTTGTCTTTGTTCGTCCTTCAAATGTTCCAACAATCAGctctctggtttggttgaaataaacctcaTCCTcatccatttacatgtggaaatatgccggctaaaagtattgtttatttagctGTAGTGTGGCGAGTTTGgcgatggtgattttggggccgtttctggttaaacgaaaaggatcttactctttaacaaaaagatctatctctgtaggaatcctttccataatgttgtcagacacttagcaTGATAATATGAGGCAGTCAACTGCAAAAACAGCACGTTTAGTGGACAGAAATTGACGGTGCACATTTGCCCTCACAATTACATTGTAGCCCGGTTCGCGgctggctgccggttacagcgttttcgctcaatactggaccaattacaaagatttttgttcacattagtcacttagacaccaatgcatgggaaaatagggtccaggttgcaAACCTATGAAAGTCCAAATCTGGGTTTCTTAACATTTCCTGGCCCTTGACTGTACAATACATTTTTGATTGCATTGCTTTTACCTTGTCGTTGATTAGCAGCTCCATGGGGTTGCTGCCCCATTCGATGAGCACTAGCTCATTGGCTTGTCCAGGTACAGCGTAGGAGAAGGGAGTACCGAGGCCAGGACCTGCTCCGGCCTTCAGCCGCAGGCAGATGGTCATTGCGAAGATTTCGTTGACCACTGACCGCTTCATCCTGGCGTACATGTAGTTGGTCTTCATGGGGAAGTCAAGCAGGAAAGCGTTGGGACTCTTCAGTTTCTTGTGGTTTCCTGGTGAGACAGAATATGTGCAGAATATAGGTTAAATGTTGGCTTACACAggtttgaaatgtaaaaaaaaattgaggcTAAACTGTACAGaagctgtgtgagagtgtgtgtgtgtgtgtgtgtgtgtgtgtgtgcaatgcattctcatgaacggcttTGTATAGTATCGTACAAAaacgtatgcacaacaattcgtattACGACCGCTGGCCAGTCATGTGACAACCTGTCACATGAACGTTAAGTTTagtggtctttacagttaaatttagcccagaaaaggtgactgtgaacCAAGTACAGGATACCGTGAGGTTACGGTCATTTCAGCGGCTGTTgcgtttagccgacaaaaggtgactgtgctGCAgcgacaacagttaagtttagccaccaaaatgactagtcaAGATTAGACTCTAGCTCCCTTGCTTGAAAGCCCGGTATTTTAGGACACAaacatccaccccgacctcctcccaaCGGGGATTCAGGCTCTTATGCAGCgacagtcaatgtggtgcatacaccaataaatacgtggaataaaTACGAATTATGGTGTATTACTTTTCGTAGCGATATGTACGATTGTTTCATAAGAACAGCCTGGTGTGTGTACCAGTGTCAGTGTTGCCGTGGTGCAGCTGGCTGAGCACTGTTTCCAGCTTGCCGTGCCCCGCACCGCGCAGATTTGTCTCTTTGCCGCTAGAAGGCACCCGCCGTGGGCTGTGATCGATCCCGTGGCGGCTGTCATGGTGATCATTGCCGTGGTGATTATCATGGTGGTCATCGTGGTGGTCATCGTGGTATCCAGGCCCGTGGTGATAGTCGTGGTGATCGTCGTGGTGATCCTCGGGGTGATAGTCGTGGTGATCGTCGGGGTGATCGTCGTGGTGGTCATCGTAGTGGTGGGTGCTGTGATGGGTGCCATAGTGACCACGCTGCCGGCTGTTGTGCCGGTCGTAGTGGTAGTCGTGGTGGCGATTATGGTAACCGCCACGATGGTTGTTCCTGTGGCTGCCGTGGTGGCTGCTGTGATGGCTGTCGTGGTGGTCGTCCCGGTGACCGGTACCATGGTGGTCGTCGTGGTGGTTATCGGGGTGGCTGCTGCCGTGGTGGTTGTCGGGGTGATCGTCGTGGTGATCATCATGGTGGTCGTTGTGGTGACCGTAGTCACGGGTATCTCTGTAGTAGCTGTGCAGCTGCTCCTCCAGGGCGGTGATCTTCCGCTGGAGGAGTTCTCTCAGCGAGCTGGAGTAGGAGCTGGAGGAGTTCCTGGCCTGCAGAaccaacaaaaacacatcagtcaTGAGTTCTGCTCTGTGGGATTCAGTTTCCACTTGAATATcataaaatatatgaaatatgGCTTTAGAAGTATGTCCTCTGGTCAAACATTGAACAAAACCTGAATAGCTCCTAGCTTGAGATTTCGAGGTTTATGATTTatcgagactgtcctcccctccCAAAAATGCTCCCATTGGtagtttgttcaagcagcaattataactcattatgtttatagtggctgcgccctctagtggccgtaatAATTATGATGAGAGCAAAGCATGAATATATAGTATAAGAGCTCCTATTTAGGCACAAGGAGGCAGGTTAAGGTggtggatggatcaaacaaaCACCAGGGTTCCTGTCACGGAATTGTCacgcattttctttttttttactttacagaacaaatgGAACTAGGTCACGTGAAGTAACATAAATGATTTcaacccaaaccacgatctttttctaaacttaactaagtagttttggtgcctaaacctaaccaaactgtgaccgtttAACAACgttaacatgtttaaaaccgcaggcgttacgttctctggtttagatatgaggacggtaAACACTACAGTGGGTCGTATTTCCTGTCAGCGCTAGGGACGTTAATTTATGAAATTCCCTGTgagtcgtattagagggtaggaatataCTGCCGATATTGTATAGTTTGAAGGACTTGTTGGATTTATCTCTAATGCCAATGGCATGCATGTTCCATCTATTTGTTTAAtctacattttaattttataacCAAGTGCTATTATCTTACTCTGCCCTGAAACCTCTACACTGTGGGGTTTGTATAATGCAGTAGACCGTTCCTATGACAGGAATACTTTTACCATCATTAAaatcatcaccaccatcattacatcaaaaataattattatcaACATCCTGCAAAGATCCTTAAGGGGTCCtcattaacaattatttattatcttCTTAAAATAAAGTGAGCGAAACTGAGCAGACACGATATGCTGATGAAGATGTGGGCTACtgaaaaagctagtaagtggaccaTGAGTTGGGATTGTTCTGTTAACTACTActttccaaggtcaagaataCACTTTCAGTcttcaaaaaatgtcaaaactaaCAAGCTGTGAGCTTGAAGAAAATGACTAAATTTAGAAATAACTAAGAGTCAGAAGTTCTTTGCAGTGAATTTAGTTATGTGCAGTAAATAAAGACGAATTGTGGAATGACATTTAAAGTTGCAGGGGAATAATTTCTGCCCCTCCCTCGTCTCCCTTGCTCATCCTTGTCTTTTTCACCAGCAAATCCGGCTTTGTTCCCTGCCAGCGCACGCCACGATTAATAGCCTCGTCAGGGAGGATGAAGCTAATTGAAGGTGAGGCTGGCTTGTGCCCTTCGGCGCGTGGCCAGAGGCTGGTGGTGTAGACATCCTGTTAGAGAAAGGAGTGACGGAACATAAATCCTGGCTTGGCTTCTGGTTATTTTCACAACTTTGAGAGAGATTGAAGGGGATTTCAACACTTTCCCTGAACATGGCCTGAGATCACCTGCACTGATAAGGAGGCTTTCACAGGCCAGTGGGCAGTAGGGTTTTAGTCTCGCAATGTGACACCAGCATCATTAAAAATTGTAAGTAAGTCAGACAGCAGATTTGTTTTAGGTGCTGAAACACAATTTAGAGAATGTATCACTTGCTGTGCGACAAAATTCGGAGCGAGCCATGACAACAGCTAAAACAGTTCCCAGTGAGCACTAATTTAGTGATTCATTGGGCTCCCactgaattaaatttaaagtaaaaaatgaagatttttttaGACATTCGGATCAGTGGTTCCaaacctttttggcttgtgacgcTTTAAAACGAGACAAAGTTGACTTACTTGGCCTGGTTTCCCCAGGTTAATCTCAATGCGATTCTCCAGGATGaataaacagtaacgttaacaaTACTGATGTTGTGGAGATCTTTCTCAGAAACTAGTACCTTCCCTCTTGCTCCTCCTAAGCTTCACTCGTCAACATGTGATGGTTTGACGCAAAGGTTGTTTAGGGGTGAGGGCTAATCAACTTAGAGCAGCTTCCTGTTTGAGCTCAGTCTTGGCCACTGATATCCAGCAGAGAGATCGAGAGGTGGAACAACTCTGAGAGGACATTAGCGTCCAGAGACAACAGGACAACCAGCTGTGATATTTTGATTTTGATATTTTGCTTTGTAGGTTATGTGTCTCACAAAGACTGATGAGTGGTTCTtaatagagatgttccgataccgataccagtatcggtatcgcctccgatactgcctaaagcgctggtatcgggaagtactggagtttatgcaccgatccgataccacgtaataaagcgtataaaaataaataagccctaaagaaaatctacgttgaagtagtttatttatgttctttttctgttataactgactgtcaaactggataataaaagaaagttctgtggcattaattgtttgtgtttgttcatgtttcacacacacatatgagtttaacctgagccagactgacaacaaagatagaaatcatatcacatctatacagggatagtagtatacagttgttaaaacataataaaatatatgacacactggtatcggatcagtactcggtattgGCCGATTCGCAatttcaggtatcagaatcggtatcggaaaGCAAAAAATTGTATTGGACCATCTCTAGTTCTTAATGTGAGAAGTATCTCCTCCAACCTTTGACTCTTACTTAAAATGTTTGCGTTTATTCCAAAACTACAGATTTATGCCACTAAAAGtgtcatcacttttttaaaaaactGAGTATGTAATTAATCAGGAAAAGGCCTTTTAATGCAGGGAACACAAACGATATCCTGTGGGTTACCATGTCTTCATGAAACACATCCTTCCTACAGTACTTTGGCAGCGGACAGCAGTGGCAGATGATTCGGCGGCTGAGCTTGTGACCCTTAATGACATTAGATATGACCCCAATTATGTCAAACCTTTGATAGGCTTCCGTCTCCCTGCAGTCTGTTTTGCCTCTCCTCACAGACACATTACTAAGCATCTCAAAATGTTCGTACGGTGAGGAGAAATAAGTCTGTCAGGAGCTTTTACAGAATGTTTACCTCTTTCACCTGAAATATCAAAGCTTTAATTGCAGCCATATAACAAATATTTTTTAGGCAGGAGACAGCGCTGTGCCTTGCTAGCCCTGCAGCGTTTTTGTATAGTTAAGAGAAGAAACTCTTGGATTCTTTAATTAGAttctttaattatttaaaaatgtaatgtaacagcTTCTGTAGGAGTCACTTTGGATCACTGAACTTGGgataattttaatgaaaatgCATGAACCATTTGTCTTCTTTAAATACTGTAGTCTACACAAGTTAAATAAGTTAACAATAAACATAACCTTGCTGCAGACCTGAGATTGTTTTCTTATAGTTTATTTACTTGTGGAACTTTCTACCTGCTTCAACTCTCTGTGGTCCCTTGGTTTGTGTTTCATTAACATTCGGTTGTCAACAGCTGTAAGTCATTTTAAAGTCCTTCTACTTTTATACAAAGCTCTCAACGGCTTAGGACTGGCCTACATCATTGAGAGAGAGATTCCCTGTCGTCTTATGCTCCTTCGTAAGccctttaatgttttactgcTGGTTCACTAGATACTCAAAAGATTGATTGCAGatgcagcttttttttcagCCATGCTCACAAACTGTGGAACAGCCTACCCAGAGATATTAGAGAGGTAGGCACTGCTGAAATGtttaaactgcactttaaaacatGTCTCTTAACCGGCCTTTTTTCTAGAACCACTTCTTACAATGTGCGTGCTTTAAATGGAGTCCCACATGCTGTTTTCAAATATCTTTTTTGCCTTTTAATGGCTGGCTCCCTCTGAAACACTAAACACGTTATCTGTAACACATGTATTCTTTTGAATTCAAACTAagtttataattattattatatttttttccaaaatgtcctGTATATTAGCCTGGAGTGGTAAGTTCCAACCCAGCTCTTACATTTAGCCGTTAACAATAAACATCAAAAACGCACCCGGCTGCTTTTAACATGTTCAGCAATTCATATCAGTAACATTTAACACTAACTTTAACTAATTATTTGTATGCTGTGATTACAAGCTCTACAGCCCCTCTTACATTCCTGGGGCTGGAAGACAAAAGGCAGTAGTGGCTGAAGCTACAAGCCAGAAAGTCAATACTGCAAGTCTACCTGTACAAGCTACCATGGACTAGAGTTGGAGCTCCAACTCTCAATACGACCCACAGAAGCGCTTTCTGTCCtaacgttgtgaaacagtcacagtttggttaggtttaggcatcaaaactacttggttaaagGCACACTATGCAAGATTTGTACCTTAATATAACAGCTTCAAAGTCATTTCGATGGTAAATGAACTCGTAGCAGGGCGAATCATTCCGATAGCAAAGCAGGGGGGGAACGCCGCTGGCAAAACCAGCAATGCAAGTTTGATAGGTGGCGCCCCACCAAATCTCGCGAAAAAGGGGGGAGGGGATCAGGCCGTGAGTGCATTGACGTTAAATACAAGTACTCCACAGCAACTCTAGGGGTCGCTGTTTGACAAactgcatagtatgcctttaagtttagaaaaatattgtggtttgggttaaaatcagttcATCTGTTATGTTACTTCACTTCCCGTTATGcacgtgacgcagaacgtgGCGTAATTTTCTTTGTTACGCTTGTTacgtaaagtaaaaaaaaacccctcaccatttcctttttattttcaaatgggacACAAACCCGTCTTCTGGGTGAAATTCCTGTGTGTGACCCATCCACCTATCTCCTACGCgtaatttggcgctcttatacttggacaccttacttcctgctttgctcctgtaataattactatggccactagagggcaccccccatataaatgtaaatatgaattGTAATTGCTACTTCAACAAACTGCTTTTAGGAGCCGTTTTTCCTCAATTGTGGGGCAAGAAGCTGGTTGTCATAAAGCAGAGGCTTGTGGTACAAGATATCAAACAGGCTACAAACTAGCTGCATTTTACCCCCTGCTGTGTCTTGAACTGAACTTCAGAAACGTCCATCTATCAGTGCATATCTTTCCTGGCACTGGTCAAAACTTCCAAATCTTTGTTGTTTAGTGGTTAATCCCCACTGGTGATGCAAAAACATGCCTCTTCTCTGAGCGTGTATTGCAAATTTTTGCACTCACCTGCAAGTTCTCGAGCCTCTCCTTCAGTGTTTGCAGGGTTTTGCCTGTCTGTTCAGGGGAGAAGGAGCTGTGTTTTCCGTATGTTGAGGGATTCCTGTGGTGGGGGTCGGACCTGTGGCCGCCGTGGGAGTAGTGGTGATCGCTGCTGTGATACGGCGAAGAACCATGGTGTGACGATGAGGGCGTGTGGTGGCTGCCGTGCTGCCCGTGGTGGTCGTTGCGGTGGCCGTCGTGATGATTGTCATGATGGGTATCGTGATGGTTGTCGTGGTGGTTGTCATGGTGATCAGTGCCATGGTGACCACCACCGAAGCCCTCGCACAAGGTGAGCTTGGCGGTCAGCTCCCTGATGGTCTCCCGCTGGTCCAGGATGGTCTCCTTTTGCCTCACAAGGCTCTCGCGCAGGTGCAAGATGGTGGCTTTGGCCTCTTCGGACATCATGCCTCGCCGGCTACTGCCGTTGTGACCATTTGTGTGGCCGTTACTGCTCGGTCCATGGGGCACACTGGGTGGAGAATAGCAGCTGGGGtctgcttctgggggaattGGGGTGCAAACAAATTTAGGGCTAATGCCATAGTCATATTCTATGCCAGGCAaacttcctgctgctgctgcacatgacAGGAAGTAGTAAAAAATTAGAGAACGTAAGGGGGAGAAGGGAAGGATAGACCCCAGAGAGGCTCCAACCCATTGGTGGTGTTTTGCAGACAGAGGCATGAGGCTCAGAGGACTGACGTCTCTGGCCATGTTTGGCCTGAGTCCAAGTTATTCCTCGACAAATGACAGTCCTCCTAGGCCTTAGCTTTGTTGCGACGAACACCATGAATAGAGGTTATATGTGCTGGATTGAAAGGTGGTGGGGTAACGCATGTCAACCATAAAATTGCTGCTGGAAACTCCTCCCAGACCACATAAAGTCCTTTTGAACGACAAGCAGTACAAACTCCAAGGCAGTATTCCCAAAGCACACAAAGGGTGCTGCTGAAGTCTTCAGCTGTTTGTTGCTTCAATATAACCGTGCAATATCACTTGAGATTTCTTGGCTCCATGGCGAGTTAAGCTAGGCTGAACCTGCTGTCTCTGGGAAGAGGTGTTAGGCCACCGCTAGTCAGGTGATCCCTCTTGACTCCAAGAACCTCCTGTGTTTGACAGCCAAGAGTAATCCCTTTAACTTTGGCTTCTAACCACCCATCAGATCCCAGAGGGTATCCAACCTATAGGACAAGAAAAACAAGATATGTGTTGATATAATGGCAAATAAGTGACTAACAGGAACTTTGATTGACTCTGTTTCAAAATGGagtatattgatgtttttgtttgtgtaattTTCAGTTTGAAGCATAAACTATTTAAATCGCAACCAAatagaacaacaaaaaaaaaactaaagaccACGTTACATATATAATTTTCAAGATCTTTCATTAAAGGagacttaaaacttaaaatTGAAACTTAAAGTGGACAGAATGAGATGTAAAAGACGGGAATCTGGGTCACGACTGAATTAGGAGAAATGTAGCACTAGATAACAGTATGAGTATGGGTAAGTGAAAGGTGATCTGCATggtaaacacttcatttccaaTTATCAAATCGCTCCTTCAGCCCGCCAGAATTTCCTGTCTGCACTGAGCCTGACACTGGGGGGTCGTCAAGAGTGCAGCAGGCCACAGTGTGATAAGATTACAGCCAATTAACCTGCCCCCGAAACCAGAGCCCAGCAATTCATGTAATGAAAGCTGGGTTTGAGTTGAAACATTTGCGGGCCTGTTGTGCCCAGCCACTCACACCAGGGCCGTATGAATCAGTGCCAGAGCTCGCCCACCCTCGGCCAGCATGTTTATTGGCTATTTAAAGACTCTTTTAAATCAAGTATAAAAagtcactgtaacttttattcttgtattttattccCGTCTTATTCTATTCAAGCTGTTTTTATAATCTctttaacaaatgtttttaattgcttttaactgctcttcaatgttttatgtaaaacaatataaattgccttgctgctgaaatgtgctatataaataaagctgccttgccttgacTTGCCTAGCAGGAGAGACAAAGTCAGAGTGTAAGAGGGGAAGGATCAACTGGGAGGGATGACGAACCTAGAACCAAAATTATCCTATGTCCCTAGTCGGTACATAGCTGTGTTGTTTAATTATAGGTATCAGTAACTGAATGTGTTTCGGAGTTCTAACAGTTCCCATGaatattttatataaatatatttaacagATGGGGATGTGCAAATGCTGTTATGTTAAACTTTGCCCATTTGCACACCCCCATCTGTTAAATTCTTGCTCACCAGCTTTGGATGTATGCAGTCCAAAATATCTATCTGTGTTTCTAACCACATCACTCTGCCTAATTTCAGAAACTCCATATTTATTTTGCCATTGGTTGCTTGTTAGTAATAAAGGAAATCAATTTGTTTTGTGCAGGTGTGACTGTTGTATACAATTCACATTCGTGAGGGGAACAGGTTTTAGAAAGTTTAAGGTGAGAAACAATGCAGCTACGGTCGACAATATTTTTTATCTAATCTATTTACATGTTTCCAGCTAAAAAGTCAAAAACATTCGATCTGTGTCATAAGGCTGTTGGGTCAGCCAAAAAGCAAAAATGAACACGCAGGATGCTGTTCTCTCTAAGCTCTTTATCTCCGTAGCCTATCACCAGTTCAAACACCCACAGCATTAAGTACAAACCGCCGAGTCTCAGGCACTGCACTCTCTGTGACACCGTCCTCCTGTGTGCAATGGTTTTTGTTCAAGCAATAGTTTAACATTGTGAGAAATACACGTAGGCAATtagctttcttgcagagagttagatgagcagattgataccactctcacatCTGTATGTTTAATATGAAGCCGCAGCCAGCaacctgttagcttagcttagcataaagactggcgACAAGacgaaacagctagcctggctttgtACAAAGGTGACAAAATCCACCTACAAGCACAACATTCTGAGCCCTGTAGAAAGGAATTCTCTATGGGCCTCTCCGCAttcacagctattcattctagcatctttttgggcccacCTCAAATGAAGGCCCTGGGTACGCAGTCCCATTTCCACCCCCAGTCTGACACCCCTGCAAGCAACTCTAAATGTCACTAAATCAAGttttatcttgtttgtttaatctgtacaaaaaaaagtgtaagaGTAGAAAGTTGTGATTTCATGGGGGGTTATGTGCTGAACTATTTCTTTGGGCAGGACCAGTGACTTCCTGAAATTTTTCACTGGTTGCCCGATAACCTCAACGCAACAACAAAGACCAGATctcatattttttcttttttgagggAGGAAATTTCCCATTTTCTCATTAAGATATGACAACTTGTTGCCCTCCGTTTGAGATTTATCTTCACCCTGACACCCCTAAAGGCTTTATAACAGTTATGCGCAAGGAACTTGGCTAGGAAGACAGAGGAAAAgagtgttttcattttgttggtCCAACAAGATGCTCTTTGGTGCAGGGGTGACAAAATAACATCAGAACAGTGTGCAAACCAAGGCAGTCTTGTtgacaaaaaagttgaaaagcCTTTATTGATGCGGCTAACGCATAGCAAAGAgtaaaaaatatgcaccaacaCAAGGCGCACAGGCCTTCTTCAGGTTGACTAACTGGAAGTTCCTTGGCGGTGATGGCACAGTGgctatgacacatgcctttggtgtggaagatctgggttcgattcccactgtgatacataaaccagtgtgtccctgagcaagacgctTAACcactagttgctccagaggtgtacgacctctgatatatagctattgtaagtcactttggataaaagcgtcagctaaatgacatgtaatgtctttttctgtgtatttttttttaaagataaattgtttggggcttttccacctttaatggacaggacagctaggtgagaaaggggagacatgcaggaaatcatcacaggtcggactcgaaccctagacctctgtgtcgaggcataaacctccgtGAATAtgggcgcatgctctaccaactgagccaacccggccacttctTCTGTATATTTTAACGGCGGTTTGCATCCATTGCGTTGCACTACCGCCAACTACTGGTGTCACATTTCACCAACAGTTTCCAGCTAGTTACTCAGATTCTGTACAACAACTCAGCTACCATTTAAAAACTAATCAGATACCTCCTGCCTAGTTCACCTCCTCCACATTCCAGTATGTTTCCCAATCCAGTTCCCCTCAATCCTGCTCTTCTCATTCCCTCCATCATGATCCTTCTCTCTAACATATATTTCCTACTTTCAGTTAAAACATGTTGCACAGTTTCTGGTTTTTGACATCTATTTCACCACCCTGTTGGATGTTTCCCCATGATGAAAAGCGTACTATTTAAATAAGTAGGCCCAATTCTCAGTCTGGTGATGATTGTCTCCTCTTTcctatttcctcctcctctccttacATTACCAACACTATTTTGGATGTTATATAAATGTCTtcccttttgttgttgttcccaGTGCTGTTGCCACTTTTCCACACAATGCTCTCTCCTTCTGTTTTTGATCATTTAATAACTGTGTCTATGTTTCCCCTCCTCAAGGCTTGTTGGCTCAACCAGAAGTGAGATACTAACAGGAAATATATAGGACCTTTGTGACATCATAGTCAGCACCATattaaaatagaaaatgaagGAACGTGGCTTATAAGTTTCACTTTTATACCAGTATTGATTTCGTAACCACTTGCTATCTAACAATTAACATGATCACTTTAAAGTCGGTTCACTGAGTGAATCAAGTGAAAGATGAAGGCTTTAACCTGACAGTGAGCTGTCTGATACTTAAAGACAACATATGTGAGATTAAAGAGACATGATATTTCACGAAGCATCACACATAAGCCCATACAGCATCGCCAAGGCTAATGACACTGAGTGGGCAGTGAGAACAATAGCCTATCAGACatagtttctttattttatcTCATTTTCTCCAGTTTTTATGGATGAcaattatttcttttaaatgtttctttctttcaaatCATTATttgtactctttttttttctgta
This genomic interval carries:
- the LOC116046392 gene encoding filaggrin-2-like, with translation MARDVSPLSLMPLSAKHHQWVGASLGSILPFSPLRSLIFYYFLSCAAAAGSLPGIEYDYGISPKFVCTPIPPEADPSCYSPPSVPHGPSSNGHTNGHNGSSRRGMMSEEAKATILHLRESLVRQKETILDQRETIRELTAKLTLCEGFGGGHHGTDHHDNHHDNHHDTHHDNHHDGHRNDHHGQHGSHHTPSSSHHGSSPYHSSDHHYSHGGHRSDPHHRNPSTYGKHSSFSPEQTGKTLQTLKERLENLQARNSSSSYSSSLRELLQRKITALEEQLHSYYRDTRDYGHHNDHHDDHHDDHPDNHHGSSHPDNHHDDHHGTGHRDDHHDSHHSSHHGSHRNNHRGGYHNRHHDYHYDRHNSRQRGHYGTHHSTHHYDDHHDDHPDDHHDYHPEDHHDDHHDYHHGPGYHDDHHDDHHDNHHGNDHHDSRHGIDHSPRRVPSSGKETNLRGAGHGKLETVLSQLHHGNTDTGNHKKLKSPNAFLLDFPMKTNYMYARMKRSVVNEIFAMTICLRLKAGAGPGLGTPFSYAVPGQANELVLIEWGSNPMELLINDKAVTMPITMTDGKWHHVCMTWTTRDGVWEAYQDGVKKGSGQNLSAWHPIKPGGTFILGQEQDTVGGRFDVTQSFMGELSDLQFWSRVLTPNEIYSQATCGGHLIGDVMSWLEESVELHGGLTEVPFDPCH